Proteins co-encoded in one Pseudomonas fluorescens genomic window:
- a CDS encoding MFS transporter yields MRQIWKSFRALYFASLMMLIGSGLLSTYLALRLAADHVDGLWVGALMAANYFGLVLGGKIGHRLIARVGHIRAYSACAGIVGAAVLGHGLVDWLPAWLVLRTIVGLGMMCQYMVIESWLNEQADANQRGVVFSGYMIASYLGLVLGQLILVMHPGLGLELLMLVALCFALCLVPVALTRRIHPAPLHPAPMEPRFFIKRVPQSLSTVLGAGLIIGSFYGLAPLYASQQGLSTEQVGLFMGTCIFAGLLVQWPLGWLSDRYDRALLIRCFAGFLAVASLPLAIMPQVPLEILFVVGFLCSLVQFCLYPLAVAFSNDHVEGDRRVSLTAMLLVTYGVGASIGPLLAGVLMKMFGSQSLYAFFTFFALVLVWRIRPKAVTNLHQVDDAPLHHVAMPDSMSSSPLVAALDPRVDEQVVQEQMQTTVAPEPAPEPVTEPESPVAPETGNDSPAPDISGARP; encoded by the coding sequence ATGCGCCAAATCTGGAAATCCTTTCGAGCGCTGTATTTCGCCTCGCTGATGATGTTGATCGGCTCGGGCCTTCTTTCTACTTATCTGGCCTTGCGCCTGGCAGCCGACCATGTCGACGGACTGTGGGTCGGTGCGCTGATGGCGGCCAACTATTTCGGTCTGGTGCTGGGTGGCAAGATCGGTCACCGCCTGATCGCCCGGGTCGGACATATTCGTGCGTACTCCGCGTGTGCAGGGATCGTCGGCGCGGCGGTGCTCGGTCATGGTCTGGTGGACTGGCTGCCGGCCTGGCTGGTGCTGCGGACGATCGTCGGCCTCGGCATGATGTGCCAATACATGGTGATCGAGAGCTGGCTGAACGAGCAGGCCGACGCGAACCAGCGCGGGGTGGTGTTCAGCGGCTACATGATTGCTTCGTATCTGGGGCTGGTGCTTGGTCAGCTGATTCTGGTCATGCACCCGGGGCTGGGTCTGGAACTGCTGATGCTGGTCGCCCTGTGTTTTGCCCTGTGTCTGGTGCCGGTGGCACTGACCCGGCGGATTCACCCGGCGCCGTTGCACCCGGCACCGATGGAGCCGCGCTTCTTCATCAAGCGTGTGCCGCAGTCATTGAGTACGGTGCTCGGTGCCGGTCTGATCATCGGCTCGTTCTACGGTCTGGCACCGCTGTATGCGTCGCAGCAGGGGCTATCGACCGAGCAGGTCGGTCTGTTCATGGGTACGTGCATTTTTGCCGGGTTGTTGGTGCAGTGGCCACTGGGCTGGCTCTCTGATCGTTATGACCGGGCCTTGCTGATTCGCTGCTTTGCCGGGTTTCTGGCGGTGGCTTCTCTGCCGTTGGCGATCATGCCGCAGGTGCCGCTGGAGATCTTGTTCGTCGTCGGCTTCCTGTGCTCGCTGGTGCAGTTCTGCCTGTACCCGCTGGCCGTGGCGTTTTCCAACGACCATGTCGAAGGGGATCGACGCGTGTCGCTGACGGCGATGCTGCTGGTGACCTACGGGGTTGGCGCCAGTATCGGGCCGTTGCTCGCCGGGGTGCTGATGAAAATGTTCGGTAGTCAGAGCCTGTATGCGTTCTTCACCTTTTTCGCGCTGGTGCTGGTATGGCGCATCCGGCCGAAAGCCGTGACCAATCTGCATCAGGTCGACGACGCACCGCTGCATCATGTGGCGATGCCGGACAGTATGTCCAGTTCGCCGCTGGTGGCGGCGCTCGATCCACGGGTCGACGAGCAAGTGGTGCAGGAGCAGATGCAGACTACGGTTGCGCCGGAGCCAGCACCTGAGCCCGTCACCGAGCCTGAATCGCCTGTGGCGCCCGAGACCGGCAACGACAGCCCGGCCCCGGACATCAGTGGTGCCAGGCCTTGA
- a CDS encoding glutamine synthetase family protein has protein sequence MTAEGFLEGRRLQMARGVLLQCIMGGYPAARFYGSDDGDLALVADPAQIHPLPWSQEPRALAICDADELSGESSNLSTRGQLKKVIARYAARGLAPVVATELEFFVFAPNTDPNQPFQPPVGLDGRREDGHSAFSVSSNNGLRPFFSEVYKCMAALGLPRDTFMHEMGVSQFEINLLHGDPLLLADQTFLFKHLLKEVALKHGLTVVCMAKPLAHTPGSSMHIHQSIVEIGSGKNVFSDADGQPTAMFRHFIGGQQAGMADFTALFAPNVNSYQRLCHPFASPNNACWSHDNRAAGLRIPASSPVARRVENRLPGADANPYLAIAASLAAGLHGIEHELEPSAPIQGEFEVPDNLSLPCTLHAALERLKRSQLARELFGNEFIEGYIASKTMELTSFFDEITPWERRVLAAQA, from the coding sequence ATGACCGCCGAGGGTTTCCTCGAAGGGCGGCGTTTGCAGATGGCCCGGGGGGTGCTGCTGCAATGCATCATGGGCGGTTATCCCGCTGCGCGGTTCTACGGCAGCGATGACGGCGACCTGGCGCTGGTGGCCGATCCGGCGCAGATCCATCCCCTGCCGTGGAGTCAGGAGCCGCGCGCTCTGGCCATCTGTGATGCCGACGAGCTGAGCGGCGAGAGCTCCAACCTGTCGACCCGTGGCCAGCTCAAGAAAGTCATCGCCCGTTATGCGGCCCGTGGCCTGGCTCCGGTGGTGGCGACCGAGCTTGAGTTCTTCGTGTTCGCACCGAACACCGATCCGAACCAGCCGTTCCAGCCGCCAGTCGGTCTCGACGGTCGTCGCGAGGACGGTCACTCGGCGTTCAGCGTCAGCTCCAACAACGGTCTGCGACCGTTCTTCAGTGAAGTCTACAAATGCATGGCGGCCCTCGGCCTGCCTCGCGATACCTTCATGCACGAAATGGGCGTCAGCCAGTTCGAGATCAACTTGCTGCACGGCGATCCGCTGTTGCTGGCCGACCAGACCTTCCTGTTCAAGCACCTGCTCAAGGAAGTTGCGCTCAAGCATGGCCTGACCGTGGTCTGCATGGCCAAGCCGCTGGCGCACACGCCGGGCAGTTCGATGCACATTCACCAGAGCATCGTCGAGATTGGCAGTGGCAAGAATGTGTTCAGCGACGCCGACGGTCAGCCGACCGCGATGTTCCGCCATTTCATCGGCGGGCAGCAGGCAGGCATGGCTGACTTCACCGCACTGTTTGCGCCGAACGTCAATTCGTACCAGCGTCTTTGCCATCCGTTTGCATCGCCGAACAATGCCTGCTGGTCCCACGACAACCGCGCTGCCGGCCTGCGTATTCCGGCCAGTTCGCCGGTTGCGCGTCGGGTCGAGAACCGTTTGCCGGGTGCCGATGCCAACCCTTATCTGGCGATTGCCGCGAGTCTGGCGGCCGGTCTGCACGGTATCGAGCATGAGCTGGAACCGAGCGCGCCGATTCAGGGTGAATTCGAAGTGCCGGACAATCTTTCGCTGCCGTGCACCCTGCACGCTGCGCTCGAGCGTTTGAAGCGCAGCCAGTTGGCCCGGGAACTGTTCGGCAACGAGTTCATCGAAGGCTACATCGCTTCGAAGACCATGGAGCTGACCAGTTTCTTTGATGAGATCACTCCCTGGGAACGGCGCGTTCTGGCAGCCCAGGCCTGA
- a CDS encoding sensor histidine kinase yields the protein MNEDDQALDFSTVIASTVHDMKNSLAMLMQAHSRWLAHLPEDQRKVPEQGVIDFEFAHLNGMLVQLLGLYKLGVNQMPLQPAYHELDDFIEAQLAAHQEVFASRGIIATYEVDPLSPLGFFDRELIASVLGNCINNAIRHARESLLITVSDEAGQLVLSINDDGDGYPVEMLERQADYVQGINHSSGSTGLGLYFAGRIAALHQRNGVGGRTELRNGGPLGGGVFSIYLP from the coding sequence ATGAATGAAGACGATCAGGCACTGGATTTTTCTACGGTGATTGCCTCCACCGTGCACGATATGAAGAACTCCCTGGCCATGCTGATGCAGGCCCACAGCCGATGGCTGGCGCATCTGCCCGAGGACCAGCGCAAGGTGCCGGAGCAGGGCGTGATCGACTTCGAGTTCGCACACCTCAACGGCATGCTGGTGCAGTTGCTCGGGCTGTACAAGCTTGGGGTCAACCAGATGCCGTTGCAGCCGGCGTATCACGAGCTGGACGATTTCATCGAGGCGCAACTGGCGGCTCATCAAGAGGTTTTCGCCAGTCGCGGCATCATCGCCACTTACGAAGTCGATCCGCTGAGCCCTCTGGGTTTCTTCGACCGTGAGCTGATCGCCTCGGTGCTGGGCAACTGCATCAACAACGCGATCCGCCATGCCCGTGAATCGCTGTTGATCACGGTCAGCGACGAGGCCGGGCAACTGGTGTTGAGCATCAACGATGACGGCGATGGTTACCCGGTCGAGATGCTCGAGCGCCAGGCCGATTATGTGCAGGGCATCAATCACAGCAGTGGCAGTACCGGGCTGGGTCTGTACTTCGCCGGACGCATTGCCGCGCTGCACCAGCGCAACGGTGTCGGTGGTCGAACCGAGCTTCGCAATGGCGGGCCGTTGGGCGGTGGCGTGTTCAGTATTTACTTGCCCTGA
- a CDS encoding tetratricopeptide repeat-containing response regulator, translating to MLSYHQKSFLIVDDFSDFRSSVRSMLRELGVKDVDTADTGEQALKMCAQKSYDFILQDFHLGDGKKNGQQVLEDLMMEKLISHEAVFVMVTAETSQAMVLSALEHEPDAYLTKPFNRIGLAQRLERLEQRKTLLKPILQALDRGKPVEVLNACIALCKQDIRYSPLCLRYRADALRDMNQNEALERLYDSIIADRPLPWAFAGLGKLLFKRGQVAQAKGVYEKALKVFPMMPALYDGMADVLVAEGDTKGAQKVLEEAIRLSPLAVRRQALLGKLAMTNEDFDTASKAYRQAVAQGAQSRFKDPESNLGLAHALISKGSEKGLDTRTRLEINTTLSAVAKENPSDPGLQIRARLMKATSLLLNDAETAEKLTEQALLRLDGMEQFMSPEAALLVAKQLQMLGQAEAGTSMLKSCAEIYGDDPTVMKDIAKLTDDPTILSSSNAAADLNRQGVRVYKTGNLVEAREVFRKALKMQPKNISIALNMAQSLLHGTDTSVPSAELEECRACLKMVGLMPDTDARYPRYQKLKSKAFGE from the coding sequence ATGTTGTCGTATCACCAAAAGAGTTTTCTGATCGTCGATGATTTCTCGGATTTCCGCAGTTCCGTTCGCTCGATGTTGCGCGAGTTGGGCGTCAAGGACGTGGACACCGCCGACACCGGTGAGCAGGCGCTGAAAATGTGTGCGCAGAAGTCCTACGATTTCATCCTTCAGGACTTTCACCTCGGTGACGGCAAGAAAAACGGCCAGCAGGTGCTGGAAGACCTGATGATGGAGAAGCTGATCAGTCACGAAGCGGTGTTCGTGATGGTCACTGCCGAAACCAGTCAGGCGATGGTGCTCAGTGCTCTTGAGCACGAGCCGGACGCATATCTGACCAAGCCGTTCAACCGGATCGGTCTGGCCCAGCGCCTGGAGCGTCTGGAGCAGCGCAAGACCCTGCTCAAGCCGATTCTGCAAGCCCTTGACCGTGGCAAGCCGGTGGAGGTGCTTAACGCCTGTATCGCCCTGTGCAAGCAGGACATCCGCTATTCGCCGTTGTGCCTGCGTTACCGCGCCGATGCCCTGCGCGACATGAATCAGAACGAAGCGCTGGAGCGGCTGTATGACAGCATCATCGCTGACCGGCCGTTGCCGTGGGCTTTTGCCGGGCTGGGCAAGTTGTTGTTCAAGCGTGGTCAGGTGGCCCAGGCCAAAGGCGTGTATGAAAAAGCCCTGAAAGTATTCCCGATGATGCCGGCGCTGTACGACGGCATGGCCGATGTGTTGGTGGCCGAGGGTGATACCAAGGGAGCGCAGAAGGTGCTGGAAGAAGCGATTCGCCTGTCGCCGCTGGCGGTGCGCCGGCAGGCGCTGCTTGGCAAGCTGGCAATGACCAACGAAGATTTTGACACGGCCTCGAAGGCTTACCGTCAGGCGGTGGCGCAGGGTGCGCAGTCGCGATTCAAGGATCCGGAAAGTAACCTGGGTCTGGCCCACGCTCTGATCAGCAAGGGCAGCGAGAAGGGCCTCGATACTCGCACGCGGCTGGAGATCAACACCACCCTCAGTGCCGTGGCCAAGGAAAACCCGAGCGATCCGGGTCTGCAGATTCGCGCGCGTCTGATGAAGGCCACCAGTCTGCTGCTCAACGACGCCGAGACCGCCGAGAAGCTCACTGAGCAAGCACTGTTGCGCCTCGACGGCATGGAGCAGTTCATGAGTCCCGAGGCCGCGTTGCTCGTTGCCAAGCAATTGCAGATGCTCGGCCAGGCCGAAGCGGGCACGTCGATGCTCAAGAGTTGCGCGGAAATCTACGGCGATGACCCGACGGTGATGAAAGACATCGCCAAGCTCACCGACGACCCGACTATTCTCAGTTCCAGCAACGCTGCCGCCGACCTCAACCGTCAGGGCGTGCGCGTGTACAAGACCGGCAACCTGGTGGAGGCCCGCGAGGTGTTCCGCAAGGCGCTGAAGATGCAACCGAAGAACATCAGCATCGCGCTGAACATGGCGCAGTCGCTGCTGCATGGCACCGATACCAGTGTGCCGTCGGCGGAGCTGGAAGAATGTCGGGCCTGCCTGAAAATGGTCGGCCTGATGCCCGACACCGACGCGCGTTATCCGCGTTATCAGAAGCTGAAAAGCAAGGCGTTTGGCGAATGA